One region of uncultured Methanolobus sp. genomic DNA includes:
- a CDS encoding TetR/AcrR family transcriptional regulator has product MAQVLKDDIRQRIYEAALIEFYEKDFLRATMKDIASKADIPVGLIYSYYKNKAALFDDIVNSVAADIGRILLEEEQQTGKPSENFKKVSEKSFLELLEDHMRVVVLMDKSKGTKHEHARDDLIKNIEAHIDAGLSKRSETKYDATFIHILASNFTESLLEIARHYKNKEWATSMFNLVTKSYFEGVNSL; this is encoded by the coding sequence ATGGCACAGGTTCTGAAGGATGATATCCGACAAAGAATATATGAAGCTGCCCTGATAGAGTTTTACGAAAAAGACTTTTTGAGGGCTACTATGAAAGACATTGCTTCAAAGGCGGATATCCCGGTTGGATTGATCTATTCATATTATAAGAACAAGGCAGCCTTGTTTGATGATATTGTGAATTCGGTTGCTGCAGATATTGGAAGAATCCTTCTGGAAGAAGAACAACAAACCGGGAAGCCATCAGAGAACTTTAAAAAAGTTTCTGAAAAATCATTCCTTGAATTGCTGGAAGATCACATGAGAGTAGTTGTTCTTATGGATAAGAGCAAAGGAACGAAACATGAACATGCCAGGGACGATTTAATCAAAAATATTGAAGCTCATATAGATGCAGGCCTGTCAAAACGCTCTGAAACAAAATATGATGCGACATTTATCCATATTCTGGCCAGCAACTTTACAGAAAGCCTTCTGGAAATTGCCAGGCACTATAAAAATAAAGAGTGGGCGACGAGCATGTTTAATTTGGTTACAAAATCTTATTTTGAGGGGGTAAATTCTTTATAA
- a CDS encoding EFR1 family ferrodoxin (N-terminal region resembles flavodoxins. C-terminal ferrodoxin region binds two 4Fe-4S clusters.): MENIAEEGIRPFNVIIVFFSATGNTRKIADVIENKLSEFNVSVTQFDISSPQDRNKSISFSDYDAVFFGFPIYSLRAPRVCREWLMRQNGESKRCSVFFTYGGFGKEPAHYYIKELLEERNFSLVSTAEFLGAHTFNYSGWQAAQGRPGPSDLKVAEDYTIKTLERFRADDLITVTDFEKPPFPAEQLDEAEKYRFHLITQLPTRDGKECCLCMQCEELCPTGSMDAVRGVVNPESCIACFRCIASCPEGVLHTNDIANSWENKLKMHNTTKEEIDRMESRIFL, from the coding sequence ATGGAGAATATAGCAGAAGAAGGTATCAGGCCTTTTAACGTGATTATCGTTTTCTTTTCTGCAACGGGAAATACAAGAAAGATTGCCGATGTAATTGAAAATAAACTAAGTGAATTTAATGTCTCTGTAACTCAGTTTGACATAAGCTCCCCTCAGGACAGAAATAAAAGTATTTCTTTTAGTGACTATGATGCTGTCTTTTTCGGTTTTCCTATTTATTCTTTAAGGGCACCTCGTGTCTGCAGGGAATGGCTTATGCGTCAGAATGGTGAGTCTAAGCGCTGCTCGGTGTTTTTTACTTATGGGGGATTCGGAAAAGAGCCTGCCCACTATTATATTAAGGAATTACTTGAGGAACGTAATTTCTCTCTTGTTTCCACGGCAGAATTCCTGGGAGCTCATACTTTTAATTACAGTGGCTGGCAGGCTGCCCAGGGTCGACCGGGCCCTTCAGACCTCAAAGTTGCAGAGGATTACACCATTAAAACACTGGAGAGATTCAGGGCTGATGACCTCATAACGGTAACTGATTTTGAAAAACCCCCTTTCCCTGCGGAACAACTGGATGAAGCTGAAAAATACAGGTTCCATTTGATAACGCAACTACCGACAAGGGATGGAAAGGAATGTTGCCTGTGCATGCAGTGCGAAGAGCTTTGCCCCACGGGTTCTATGGATGCGGTCAGGGGAGTAGTAAACCCGGAATCCTGTATTGCATGTTTCAGGTGTATTGCGAGTTGTCCTGAAGGTGTTTTGCACACCAACGATATAGCAAATTCATGGGAAAATAAATTAAAAATGCACAATACGACAAAAGAGGAAATTGACAGAATGGAGAGCAGGATATTCCTATAA
- a CDS encoding phosphate-starvation-inducible PsiE family protein: MAYTMLTHEKIFRKVINIVTIIVLYILLLAIIVGMFNVFQNIGLVWLKKGGFSQVVYSVLTIFVLIDFFKAFADYQVHERIRLTYVTDGTILIVLREITVLIYSHEFETETLLVFAALLLVLGIIRGIAVRFPASGNVNVKSLEMDRESGEE; encoded by the coding sequence ATGGCATATACTATGTTAACACACGAGAAGATATTCAGGAAAGTTATCAATATAGTGACAATTATTGTCCTGTATATACTACTGCTGGCGATAATAGTAGGAATGTTTAATGTTTTCCAGAATATCGGACTGGTATGGTTAAAAAAAGGTGGTTTCAGTCAGGTAGTTTACAGTGTACTGACAATTTTTGTGCTTATTGATTTTTTCAAGGCTTTTGCAGATTACCAGGTTCATGAAAGGATTAGGCTCACGTATGTAACCGACGGAACTATTTTGATAGTTTTGCGTGAGATTACCGTACTTATCTACAGTCATGAATTTGAAACAGAGACTCTGCTTGTATTTGCAGCATTGCTTTTAGTTTTAGGTATCATACGTGGGATTGCGGTGAGGTTTCCGGCATCTGGCAATGTGAATGTAAAATCATTGGAGATGGATAGGGAATCAGGGGAAGAATGA
- a CDS encoding helix-turn-helix domain-containing protein: protein MLENKLIELGLNKYEVKAYLYILKHGIAEAGSVHKETNIPYGKIYETMNSLVTKGLFEVQNSRPKKYMAKKPSNALNGLYAEKKKQVDEDLENTRKLIIDIGEEIDDIKIKKPAERSFWTTAMGNEIPEMRRSNFEEAEKEICILLYLPRTAVSGFHSHSNETNESETRQEMMKAFERGVKLRMISSKETGMMHTVDDESHGINDTAGNIEIRYQDEPFPAYFTIIDDDKVVFSIIDPVEQNNVIAMTKVWDQRLASKLQGKFEEMWESAKKLN from the coding sequence ATGCTGGAAAACAAACTTATCGAACTGGGATTGAACAAATACGAAGTCAAAGCATATCTTTACATTTTAAAACATGGGATCGCAGAAGCAGGTTCTGTTCATAAGGAGACGAATATCCCTTATGGTAAAATATACGAAACAATGAACTCACTTGTAACAAAAGGCTTATTTGAAGTCCAGAACAGCAGACCAAAAAAATACATGGCCAAAAAACCTAGCAATGCATTGAACGGACTTTATGCCGAAAAGAAGAAGCAAGTGGATGAAGATCTGGAAAACACAAGAAAACTTATCATCGACATTGGCGAAGAGATCGATGACATCAAGATCAAGAAACCTGCAGAAAGATCATTCTGGACAACTGCAATGGGGAACGAGATCCCGGAGATGAGAAGATCTAATTTTGAAGAAGCGGAAAAAGAAATATGTATTTTACTTTATTTACCCAGAACAGCAGTATCGGGTTTCCATTCACATTCGAATGAAACGAATGAATCTGAGACTAGACAGGAAATGATGAAAGCCTTTGAACGAGGGGTTAAATTACGAATGATTTCTTCAAAAGAAACCGGAATGATGCACACAGTGGATGATGAATCCCATGGAATAAACGACACTGCCGGGAACATCGAGATCAGGTATCAGGATGAACCATTCCCTGCATATTTCACGATCATCGATGACGATAAGGTCGTGTTCAGCATAATCGATCCTGTTGAACAGAATAATGTTATAGCCATGACAAAGGTCTGGGACCAGCGGCTGGCATCTAAACTACAGGGAAAATTCGAGGAAATGTGGGAATCAGCTAAAAAGCTGAATTGA
- a CDS encoding class I SAM-dependent methyltransferase: MLSTEDPENKTPHLPEDYDTKISTVLPYYRSFHEETINLIGSLPEKPKIWMDTGCGTGTFITKAIEHFPDTKFLMLDPSKGMLKQTREKLSSCPCDRVEILEASATQDFTQKLREQPDVITAIQCHHYLDMENRKKAVEKCYKLLKEGGFFITFENISPLTEEGISVSKRYWGDFQRVHRRTEDEIKIHLGRFGTEYFPITVEKHLKLLRETGFRTVELFWYSYMQAGFYCIK; the protein is encoded by the coding sequence ATGCTCTCTACCGAAGATCCTGAAAACAAAACTCCTCATCTTCCTGAGGATTATGATACTAAAATATCTACTGTCCTTCCATATTACAGATCCTTCCATGAGGAAACCATCAACCTGATCGGATCACTACCTGAAAAACCAAAAATCTGGATGGATACCGGATGTGGAACGGGGACTTTCATTACAAAAGCAATTGAACATTTTCCTGACACAAAATTCCTCATGCTTGACCCTTCAAAAGGAATGTTGAAGCAGACAAGGGAAAAACTCTCATCATGTCCTTGTGACAGAGTTGAGATACTTGAAGCATCTGCAACTCAGGATTTCACTCAAAAACTCAGAGAACAGCCGGATGTAATCACTGCTATCCAGTGTCATCACTACCTTGATATGGAAAACAGAAAAAAAGCAGTAGAGAAATGTTATAAACTTCTCAAAGAAGGTGGATTTTTCATCACTTTCGAGAACATCAGCCCTCTTACAGAAGAAGGCATCAGTGTCAGTAAAAGATACTGGGGAGATTTCCAGAGAGTCCACAGGAGAACTGAGGATGAAATCAAGATCCATCTTGGACGCTTTGGAACTGAATATTTCCCCATCACAGTTGAGAAGCACCTCAAACTGCTCAGGGAAACAGGATTCAGAACCGTGGAACTGTTCTGGTATTCTTACATGCAGGCAGGATTTTACTGCATTAAGTAA
- a CDS encoding aldo/keto reductase, which produces MLYRKMPKNGDELSILGFGAMRLPVKEDGSIDEKTATNMVRYSINNGVNYVDTAWPYHMGESETFLAKALADGYREKVKLATKQPQWMVKNPGDMDKFLNAQLKKLNTDHIDYYLIHSLVDSSWENIKNLGVREFLDKAKADGRIINAGFSYHGSPEDFAPIVDAYDWDFCQIQYNFLDTNVQAGTAGLEYAASKGLGVVIMEPLRGGNLADPVPQEVLDIWNGADTKRSPVEWALRWVWNHPEITVVLSGMSAPAHVEENLKIADEGLANSLTEKELQLVERVAEKYGELMKINCTGCRYCMPCPEGVDIPACFEVYNNLHMFGGEDRLKMMYAAKMGGILRGDETNFASQCVQCGQCLDACPQQIPIPDMLEEVAEEFEGLGLGERIAFAKQLFADDSC; this is translated from the coding sequence ATGTTATACAGAAAAATGCCAAAAAACGGAGATGAACTTTCAATACTGGGTTTTGGCGCCATGCGTTTGCCAGTAAAAGAGGATGGGAGTATAGATGAAAAAACAGCAACTAATATGGTTCGCTATTCCATCAACAATGGTGTGAACTATGTTGATACAGCCTGGCCTTATCACATGGGTGAAAGTGAGACTTTCCTTGCAAAAGCACTTGCAGATGGATATAGGGAAAAGGTGAAGCTTGCTACAAAGCAACCGCAATGGATGGTTAAAAACCCCGGGGATATGGATAAGTTTCTCAATGCACAACTTAAGAAACTCAACACCGATCACATCGATTATTATCTTATTCACAGTCTTGTGGATAGCAGCTGGGAAAACATCAAAAATCTTGGTGTGAGGGAGTTTCTTGACAAAGCCAAAGCCGACGGCCGTATAATAAATGCCGGTTTTTCATATCATGGAAGTCCTGAGGATTTTGCACCGATAGTCGATGCTTACGACTGGGATTTCTGCCAGATACAGTACAATTTCCTGGATACTAATGTTCAGGCAGGGACAGCAGGTCTGGAATATGCTGCATCAAAAGGTCTTGGTGTTGTGATTATGGAGCCTCTGCGTGGCGGGAACCTTGCAGACCCTGTTCCACAGGAAGTTCTGGATATCTGGAACGGGGCTGATACTAAACGCAGTCCTGTTGAATGGGCTTTGAGATGGGTATGGAACCACCCGGAAATTACTGTTGTGCTTTCAGGTATGAGCGCACCTGCTCATGTTGAAGAGAATCTGAAGATCGCAGATGAAGGTCTTGCAAATTCACTGACTGAAAAAGAGCTGCAACTTGTGGAAAGAGTTGCAGAGAAGTACGGTGAGCTTATGAAGATTAACTGTACCGGATGCAGATATTGTATGCCATGTCCTGAAGGAGTTGACATTCCTGCATGTTTTGAGGTCTATAACAACCTGCACATGTTTGGTGGTGAGGACAGACTTAAGATGATGTATGCTGCAAAAATGGGCGGTATTCTCAGAGGAGATGAGACTAATTTTGCTTCACAGTGCGTGCAGTGCGGACAATGTCTGGATGCATGTCCTCAGCAGATTCCAATACCTGACATGCTTGAGGAAGTTGCAGAGGAATTCGAGGGTCTGGGTCTTGGAGAAAGAATTGCCTTTGCAAAGCAGCTGTTTGCTGATGACAGTTGCTGA